The following are from one region of the Procambarus clarkii isolate CNS0578487 chromosome 52, FALCON_Pclarkii_2.0, whole genome shotgun sequence genome:
- the LOC138352199 gene encoding calponin homology domain-containing protein DDB_G0272472-like, giving the protein MRVFGRLANKRSAKGLEEQRSAEGMEEQRSAKGLEEQRSAKGLEEQRSAKGLEEQRSAKGLEEQRSAKGLEEQRSAKGLEEQRSAKGLEKQRSAKGLEKQRSAKGMEEQRSAKGLEKQRSAKGLEKQRSAKGLEKQRSAKGMEEQRSAKGLEKQRSAKGLEEQRSAKGLEKQRSAKGLEKQRSAKGMEEQRSAKGLEKQRSAKGLEKQRSAEGMEEQRSAEGMEEQRSAKGLEE; this is encoded by the coding sequence ATGAGAGTGTTTGGCAGACTTGCAAACAAGCGTTCAGCCAAAGGGCTGGAGGAGCAGCGTTCGGCCGAAGGGATGGAGGAGCAGCGTTCGGCCAAAGGGCTGGAGGAGCAGCGTTCGGCCAAAGGGCTGGAGGAGCAGCGTTCGGCCAAAGGGCTGGAGGAGCAGCGTTCGGCCAAAGGGCTGGAGGAGCAGCGTTCGGCCAAAGGGCTGGAGGAGCAGCGTTCGGCCAAAGGGCTGGAGGAGCAGCGTTCAGCCAAAGGGCTGGAGAAGCAGCGTTCGGCCAAAGGGCTGGAGAAGCAGCGTTCGGCCAAAGGGATGGAGGAGCAGCGTTCAGCCAAAGGGCTGGAGAAGCAGCGTTCGGCCAAAGGGCTGGAGAAGCAGCGTTCGGCCAAAGGGCTGGAGAAGCAGCGTTCGGCCAAAGGGATGGAGGAGCAGCGTTCAGCCAAAGGGCTGGAGAAGCAGCGTTCGGCCAAAGGGCTGGAGGAGCAGCGTTCAGCCAAAGGGCTGGAGAAGCAGCGTTCGGCCAAAGGGCTGGAGAAGCAGCGTTCGGCCAAAGGGATGGAGGAGCAGCGTTCAGCCAAAGGGCTGGAGAAGCAGCGTTCGGCCAAAGGGCTGGAGAAGCAGCGTTCGGCCGAAGGGATGGAGGAGCAGCGTTCGGCCGAAGGGATGGAGGAGCAGCGTTCGGCCAAAGGGCTGGAGGAGTAG